One Euphorbia lathyris chromosome 1, ddEupLath1.1, whole genome shotgun sequence DNA segment encodes these proteins:
- the LOC136211346 gene encoding zinc transporter 1-like: protein MTKHTIFPYIFLVSLICILPVIESRTCDDDDKIKIGEMIEGKTKIMELKVVGIASILIAGALGVTIPIYGTKMSSLNPENNMFFLVKAFAGGVILATGFVHILPDAFQSLNSRRLGEKPWGDFPFAGFVAMVSAMLTMMIECFATSYYKRFHVTKGLGVVNVIANANGDEENGKHEESHVHVDVHTHASHGHAHASDHLNSGVSTLFRQRVISQVLEAGIVVHSVIIGISVGASKSTNVIKPLVAALTFHQFFEGMGLAGCISQANYRWRAIAVMVVFFSLTTPVGIGIGIGISQFYNENTSTAIIVEGILSSVSAGILIYMALVDLLAQDFMNPIIQSNFRLQLSAYLSLLLGMASMSMLAIWA, encoded by the exons ATGACTAAACACACAATATTTCCCTATATTTTTCTGGTTAGTTTAATCTGTATTCTTCCTGTTATAGAGTCAAGAACAtgtgatgatgatgataaaataaaaataggagAGATGATtgaaggaaaaacaaaaataatggAATTGAAAGTAGTTGGAATTGCATCAATTCTAATAGCAGGAGCACTTGGTGTAACAATTCCAATATATGGGACCAAAATGTCATCATTGAACCCAGAAAACAACATGTTCTTCCTAGTAAAAGCATTTGCAGGAGGTGTGATTCTAGCAACGGGGTTTGTTCATATATTGCCGGATGCATTTCAAAGTTTGAATAGTCGTCGGCTGGGGGAAAAACCGTGGGGTGATTTCCCTTTTGCAGGTTTTGTTGCTATGGTTTCTGCAATGTTGACAATGATGATTGAGTGTTTTGCTACTAGTTATTATAAGAGGTTTCATGTTACTAAGGGTTTGGGTGTTGTTAATGTTATTGCTAATGCTAATGGAGATGAAGAGAATGGAAAACATGAAGAAAGTCATGTTCATGTTGATGTTCATACTCATGCTTCTCATGGACATGCTCATGCCTCTGATCATCTCAATTCTGGAGTCTCTACTCTTTTTAGACAAAGGGTTATTTCACAG GTGTTGGAAGCAGGCATTGTAGTACACTCAGTAATAATAGGAATATCAGTGGGAGCATCAAAGAGCACAAACGTGATAAAGCCACTAGTAGCTGCTCTAACTTTCCATCAATTTTTCGAAGGAATGGGGCTTGCTGGCTGCATTTCTCAGGCCAATTACAGGTGGAGAGCAATAGCAGTAATGGTGGTCTTTTTCTCACTGACAACACCAGTAGGAATTGGAATTGGGATTGGAATATCACAATTTTACAATGAAAATACATCAACAGCTATTATTGTGGAAGGAATATTGAGCTCAGTTTCAGCAGGAATATTAATCTACATGGCACTTGTTGATCTTCTTGCTCAAGATTTTATGAATCCTATTATTCAATCCAATTTCAGGTTGCAGCTTTCTGCttacctttctcttcttcttggtATGGCTTCTATGTCCATGTTGGCCATTTGGGCATAA